CCGTGACCGTGGCCTGCGTCGTCGCCACCCACAACCTCGCCGTCGGCGTCGTCGCGGGATCCGTCACCGCCATGGTCATCTTCGCCAAGCGTGTCGCCCGGCTCGCCGACGTCACGGCGGTCACGGACCCCGACGGCGGGCAGGTCGTCTACGCCGTCACCGGCGAGCTGTTCTTCGCCTCCTCGAACGAGCTCGTGGGCCGCTTCGACTACGCCGGCGATCCCGAGAAGGTCGTCATCGACCTGTCCGCCGCGCACATCTGGGACGCCTCATCGGTCGCCGCGCTGGACGCGATCGAGCACCGGTACGCGCAGCGCGGCAAGAGCGTCGAGATCACGGGACTGAACGAGCCCAGCGCCCGCCTGCACAAGACCCTGAGTGGCGAGCTCGCGTCCGCCGGCTGACCGAGCCCGTGTCGCGTGGGACGGCATGCGGGGCGCCGGCCGTCACGAGTCGAAGCGGCGGCGGGAGGACTCGATGTGCCGGAAGTACCGGTGGGTCCAGTCACAGAGGCCGTCGATCGTCACGCGCAGGGCCTGGCCCGGTTCGGTGAGGGTGTACTCGACCCGCGGCGGCACGGTGGGGTACACGGTCCGCTCGAGCAGGCCGTAGCGCTCCAGCATGCGCAGGTTCTGGGTGAGCATCTTGTGGCTGATGCCGTCGACCTGGTCCCGCAGCTCGCTGAAGCGCAGGGTGCGCTCGCCGAGGGCCTCGATGATGAGGAGCGCCCATTTGTTGGCGACGTCGGAGAATATCTCCCGTCCCAGGGAGTCCGCGCGCCTCAGGTCCGCTTCGTCGGGCGAGTCCCCGAACTGCTTGGTCACCATGAGGTTCCCCAGTCACCGAAAAGTGCGTTCTTCCATGTCAGAGGTCACTCTCCTACGGTTTCCGAGTAACCACAAGAGACCGTGAAATCCCTCGGTCCGGTGGAAGCGAGCGGGCCCACGGGCTCTGCTGACAAGGAGGCGGACAGCATGGCCATCACCCTGGTGAACCCCGGCGGACTGCCGGAGATCGACGCCTACCGGCAGGTGTCGATCGCGACCGGGTCGAAGCTGGTGTTCACGGCCGGACAGGTCGCCTGGGACGCCGACGGGGTCACGGTCGGCGAGGGTGACCTCGCCGCTCAAGTCGCCCGGTGCTATCTCAACGTCGCCACCGCCCTGGCCGAGGCCGGTGCCGGCTTCGACGACGTGGCGAAGCTGACCGTCTACGTCGTCGACTGGACCCCCGACAAGATGCCCCTGCTCATGGAGGGGATCGCCCGGGCGGCCACCAAGCTGGGCGTCACCGCGGCACCCCCGGCCACGCTGCTGGGCGTTGCGGCACTGGACGTACCCGAGCACCTGGTCGAGATCGAAGCCACCGCGGTGATCGACTGACGGGATGATGCGCTCCGCCGCCGGGCCGCCCCCGCCGGGCCGCCGTCAACCGCTTCTGCCCACGAACGGCTTGTGGCCGGGGTACACGTGATCGGGGGTCACGATGCCGGTGACCGCCTCACCGAAGAGCGTGCTGGGCTCCTGGCCATGGTAACTGTCGTCGGTGTTGAGCAGGATGACCATGGTCGCCCGGGCCTGCGGCAGGTAGACGGGCAGGACCTCGTATCCGGGGATCGAGCCGTTGTGACCGATCCAGCCCTGGACGTTGAAGATGCCCAGCCCGTAGCCGTCACCTTCGAGGTTCATCGGGGTGGTCTTCAAGCGCTCGGCCTGGGTCGCGGGCGTCAGCAGCCTGCCGGTGGCGAGGGTGCGGGCCCAACTGCGCAGATCCTCCAGGTCGGAGACCATCGCCCCGGCAGCCCAGGCCCAGGAAGGGTTCCAGCCGGTCGCGTCCTCGATCTTGCCCGAGGCCGTCTGGTCGGTGTAGCCGTGCGCGTAGGGCACCGGCATGGCCGCGCTCGTGGGGAAGACCGTACGGCGGAGCCCGGCCGGCGCCAGGACGTCCTTCGTGATGACCTCGTGGAGCGGCCGGCCGGTGACCTTCTCCACCACCAGTCCGAGCAGGATCAGGTTGGTGTTGGAGTAGTCGAACTTCGCGCCCGGCGCGAACTGCACGGGGTGTTCGAAGGCGTAGCCGAGCAACTGCCGGGTGGTGAAGGACTGTTCGGGATCGGCCTCGAGCTTCTTGCTGAAGTTCTCGTCCAGGGTGTAGTTGAAGAGCCCGCTGCGCATGCCCGCCAGTTCGCGCAGGGTGATGCGGTTCCCGTTCGGAACACCCGCGATGTAGGTGCCGATGGGGTCGTCCAGGCCGACCTTGTGTCGGTCGACCAGCTGGAGCAGGGCGGTGACGGTGAACGTCTTGGTCTCACTGCCGATGCGCACGTGGAGCCCGGTGGTCATGGGCGCGCCGGTCGCCTTGTCCGCCACCCCGAAGGTCTTCACGTAACTCCCCTTGCCGGGGGCCCACAGGCCCACGGTCACGCCCGGCACCTTCGTCTGGCGCATGACCTGACGGATGGCGGCGTCCAGCTGCGCCGCGACGGCCGGCGTGAGCTGCGGGAAGGGCGTGTCGGCGGTGACGGACCGCGCCGAGGAAGTCGCCCCGGATGCGGAGCCCGCGACCGCCGGGGCGATGAGCACGCTTGCGACGGCAGCAGCCGCGCAGGCCCGGCGCAGCCGGACGTGGGTTGGCTTCACGGCACGCTCTCCTGCCGTCCGAGGACCCGGCAACTCTACAAGCCTAGGCCTGCGCCACGCCGGTCGCGAGGTGAGCCGTCCGGCGGCGGATGTGGCCGCGCATGCGCGGCCACCTCCATGTCAGGGCGACGTCCGGCGACTTGCGGGCACTTCGAGCGCGTCGACCCGCGCGCGTTTTCGGGCTCGGCTCGCGAAATCTCCTAAGCTGGGCAGTCCTGGCGAAACGACCGTTGGAAGGCGGGTCCGACCGTGCAGCCGAGCGAGATCACCGAGGTCCTGAACCGTCCGGCCAGCCGGGAACTCCTGGCCCGCGACGTGACCCGCCTGGCCTACGTGGCCAAGGACGGCACGCCCCGGGTCGTTCCGATCAGCTTCGTCTGGAACGGCTCGGAAATCGTCATGTGCACACCGACGAACGCCCCGAAGCTCCCGGCCCTGCGCCAGAATCCGGCCGTCGCCCTGACGATGGACACCGAAGAGGTGCACCCGCCGAAGATCCTGCTGCTCCGCGGTCGGGCCGAGCTGGACGTGGTCGACGGCATCCCGGACGAGTTCCTTCGGGCGAACGGCAGCCAGGCGATGACGCCGGAGCAGCGGGTCGCCTGGGAGGCCGAGGTCCGATCGCTGTACGACGGCATGGTCCGGATCGTCGTGACCCCGGCATGGGCGAAGCTGATCGACTTCGAAACGACCCTGCCGAGCGCGGTGGAGGAACTGGTCCGGCAGCGGAGCGAACGCGGCTGACCTGCACGATCCGCAGAACGGACGGTCTCCTCGGCGCGCAGTGCGCCGGGGCCGCGGCGGGGCGGGAATGCGCGGACCGGGGCTTCTGTTACAGCAGGCAGCTGGCATGCGCGAGTCAAATATCGCGCCAATGTCGCCGAGAGGAGCACCACGTGGCACGCAACGTCATACGCCCCGTCGTCCGGCTGAAGTCGACGGCCGGGACCGGAACCACCTACACGACGCGGAAGAGCACCCGGAACACCCCCGACCGGCTGGTCCTGCGGAAGTACGACCCGCTGGCGGGCAGGCACGTCGCCTTCCGAGAGGAACGCTGAGGCCCGCCCGTACACCGCCGGGCACGCACGCATGCACTCGGCACACGCGCATGAGAAGGGAAATCGCATGAAGCCCCGTATCCACCCCGAATCCCGCTCCGTCGTCTTCCGCGACCGCGCAGCCGACGTGGCGTTCCTGACCCGGTCGACCGCCCACCCGTCGGGAACGATCGAGTGGGAGGACGGCAAGACCTACCCGCTGGTCGACGTGGAGATCTCGTCGGCGAGCCACCCGCAGTACACGGGGACCTCAAGGATCGTGGACACCGAGGGCCGCGTGGAGCGCTTCAACCGTCGCTACGGCCGCTGAGCGCGGTCGCAGCAGTGCCGATGACTCCGAGGGGAGCCGTTCATGACCACGGCGAAAGACCTGTTCATCATCGCCATGGACCCGCAGCCGGACCGTTCGGTGGGGCAGGGGGACCTGTCGCTCGCACTCGCGGGAGCCGAGCTGATCGATCTCATCGGCGCACAGGCAGTCGCCTTGGACGGGGACAGCATCGTGCCGGGTCAGCAGCCGGCGCTGGATGACCGCCAGCTGGGCGAGGCGTCGGCGGCGCTGGTTCGGCAGGTGCCGTACGAGCAGGTCGAGGACTGGCTGTGGCGCAGGGGCCGCGACCTCGCGGCGGCGTACCAGGCCGCCCTCGAGGCGGACGGTCAACTGGCTCGGGGGCGAAGCGGCCGGTCGCTCTTCGGGGCCGAGCGCCTGGAAGTGGTCGATTCACCTGCTCGCCGCGAGGCCGTCGGCCGCTGGGAGGCGGACGAACCCGTGCTCGCCGCCCTCGCGGCGGTCGTGGGGATTGCGAGCGGGCCGACCGAGGAGCAGCCGGGCCTCGACGACGAAGCGGTGACGACCGTGCTGGCCGTCGTCAACGACGCGGTGATGGAGCTGGAAGCCGTGCGCCAGAGGCGATCCATCGAGAAGGCGGCGTTCTCCAACGTCTGGCGCGGTCCGTGACGGGTAGGTGACCGGCCGCCGTGCGAGCGGTCCCGGCTCCGGCGCCGTCGGTTCGACGACCTCGGCTGTTTGACGGCCGAAATGCAGCAGGTCGCCGAACCGGCTCCCGGACCGGGGCGCGAGCTTCTAGGCTGGTCACATGCGCCACACGCTCACCAGCCTCGCCAGTGCCTACGAACTGGAGCGCGTCCGGCGTGCCCCGGCCGGCGGACGCGACTTCATGGCCCGGGCCGCCGCCTACGAAGAACGGATGGCACAGCGCCCCGACCTGCGCCACTGGTCCCCGGTGGACAACGCCGATCCCGGAGACGACGGGCCCACCCGCGTTCTCGACGCCGACCTCGACGCGTGGACACGCCTCGGCGACGGCCCGAACCGCGGCGCGTGGCGAATGGCACGGTTCAACCGTCCCGAACAGGAGGAGCAGCCCGGCGGCGCGCTGACCTGGCAGGAGCTCACGTACCACTACGGGCCCCTCACCGAGGACAGCGCCTGAGACGAGTCGAACGGTCAGGCCGACACCGCGGGCAACGCGCCGAGGAACGCACGGACGTGCCGGAGCCACGTCGCGCGGTCGGCGTCGTTCAGGACGTGGGCCGCGCCGGGCAGTTCGAGCAGCCTGGCGCCCGGGATGCCTGCCGCCAGACGCCGCGAGCTCTCGGGGTGCACCAGCCGGTCGCCGGTGGGCGCCACCACCAGGGTGGGCACGGACAGGTTCTCGAGGTCTGCCCGGACGTCGACGCGGGACACCAGGTCGAAGTGGTCCACCGTGCCGGGCGGCATCCCGGCCCGGGTCCCGGCCACCAGTGCCTCGAGCTCGGACGGAGCGATGGTCGCCAGGTCGGTCGGCGACATGCACGAAAGGCAGGCGAGCCGGGCCACGTCGCTCCACTGGCCTGCCCCGGCCAGGGTCTTGATGAGCCGCGCAGCCAACCCTACGACGGGGTCCGCCACGGCGAACCCGGCGGTCAGGACGAGCGCCGTGACCCGCTCGGGATGCCGGGCGGCGACACGGACGGCCACGGCGCTGCCCAGCGACTCGCCGAGCACGGCGAACGACTCCTGCCCCGCAGCCAGAGCGGAGGCGACCAGTTGGTCGGCGAGTTCGTCCAGATCCAAGGGCGCGGCGGCCACCGGAGAGCCGCCCGCCCCCGGGTAGTGAGGGCCGATGAGCGTGTGGTCGCGGGCGAGGTCGTCGATCCCGATGCCGAAGTTGCCGTGGATGCCGCCGCCGGCGCCGTGGGCGAGCAGCAAGGCGGGGCCGCTGCCCATGAGGACGACGTCGAGGTGAGAGGGAGGAAGCGCGTGCTCGGTGTTCATGCCCCGACGCTAAACTCTGACACCGGTGTCAGAGTCAAGTCGCCGTGCTGCAGGGGGGGGTGGGTCACGTGCTGATGAAGGAGATGGTCCGGCGTACGGGAGTCCATGAACGGCTGCTGCGCTACTACGAACAGCAAGGGCTGCTGGCTCCCCAACGCCTGTCGAGCGGCTACCGGGTCTACGGCGAGGCGGATGTGGAGACCGTGCGCCGTATCCGTTGCCTGCTGGCGGCGGGACTTCCCACCGCGATGATCGCCCAGGTGCTGCCTTGCCTCCGCCCGGACGACGACCGCCTGGTGCCCACCTGCCCCGACTTGCTGACCCGGTTGGAGCAGGAACGGGAGCGGATCACCCGCTCCATCGAGGAGCTGCAGGCTTCCCGCACCCTCCTCGACTCCGTCCTGATGCCGCCCCGTCCCCGGTCGGAAGCGACCGGGGGCGGGCATGAGTGACGGTCGATCAGCAGTTGCGGACGGAGTAGATCGGCGACCAGTTCTGGCCCTGCTGGCCGCCGCCGGGCTGGAAGGAATTCTGGACTCCGCCGTTCTGGTAGTACAGGTACGAGGTGGGATTCCCGGTCTGGTTGTCGAAGTAGAACCCGTTGCCCTCCCAGTTGTAGACCGAGTACCGGTTGCAGTTGTAGAGGTAGAAGATCTTCCAGTCCGACGTCGTCGGATCCCAGACGAGGGTGCAGAGGTTCCCGCTGTCGCAGCCGTAGCTGCCGCTCGCCGGCACGTGAGAGGTGCGGACGCCGGGCGAGATGCCCGGGGACGAGGCAGCGGCGAGGGACGCCGGCCGGGTGTTCGCGGGCGCGGCCGGCGCGACCAGGACGCGGGCGCTCGCGCCCTGATCCGAGGGCGTGGCGGCCTCGGCCGACCCGGTGGTGAAGGCCGCCGTGAGCAGCATCGTGGTGACGCCGACCATGCCGAGAACGGAACGCTTGACGCGCATCGTGGACTCCTTGTCAGAGCGGTGTGACGTGCCGTGTGACGTGTCTCGAGACTCGTGGAGGAGCCGTCCCGGCAGTACCTCGCACCTGCGAGGGTCAGCAGTTCGGGACCCAGGCGTGGGAGCGCGGCCGGTCCGAGCCGGTGAGGTTCGTCCTGGTGCGCACCTTCACGCAGCCCAGCAGCTCCCGCCGGTCGGGCTGCGCGTAGTACAGGACGTCGACCTGGCTCGCCCCCTCGGCGAGGTCGAAGCCGTTGTTGTAGACCGAGCGGGGCCCGCTGCGGGCCGCCCACGGGCAGGGTCCCTGGCCGTCGCTCCAGTCGGTGTCGCCGTCGACCCAGGAGCACATCTCGCCCCGGCCGTCCTCCTGCGCGAAGAAGCAGACGGCCCCGCGCCGGCACCGGTCGTACCCCGACTCGGCTGCGCCCCTCAACGGGAGCAGGCCCGAGCCCCATACGACCCCCAGGACCGCGAGCGCCGCCGTCCCGGCCGTGATCAGCATGCGGCGCCGCCGTCGTCGCGGGTCGTGGGCGCGCGAGACCTTCGCTGTGCGCCTCGGCGCGGCCCGGCCGGTGGCCGCCGCCTCGACCCGGCCCAGCAGTGACGCCGCGGTGTGCCGGGCCCGGTCCGCGTGGCTGCGGGCCAGGCAGTCGCCGACGATGTCGCGCCAGGGCTCCGGCAGTTCCGGCGACAGGCGCAGTTCCTCCTCGCCCCTGGCGTAGCGGAGCGCCGCGTCCCGGCGGGCCGCGGACGTGCCGCCCGGCAGCGGCAGCGAGCCGGTCAGGACGACGTGGGCCAGTACGCCGAAGGCCCAGATGTCGGCGGTGGGACGGATCTTCGTCCCGCGTTCGCCGACCTCCGACCAGAGGAGGTCCGGCGGGGTGTAGTCGGGCGTCGCGAAGGCCGGCGAGTACGCGTGGGTGCCCTCCAGCTCCGCCGCCGTGTTGAAGTCGCCGAGGCGCGCCGTCCCGTCGGGCATCAGCAGGACGTTCCCGGGCTTGAGGTCGCCGTGCACCCAGCCCGCCCGGTGCAGTTGGTCGAGCCCCTCGCAGACCTGGGCCAGGAGGGCGGGCCCCGCCGGCGGCACTCCGCCGGCCAGCAGGGCGTCCAGGGACCCCTTCGCCTGCTCCAGGACGAGCACGGTGGCGCCGTCGAGTTCGGGGCGGCCGGGGTCGTCCAGCGTGAGCACCTCGTACATCCGGATCAGCCGGGGCGTGCACACCCGGCGCAGCACCTCGGTCTCGCGGGCGGCGAGCTCGCTCAGGTGGCGCAGCTGGCGCGGGGTACGGGTGCCGGTCGGGAGGAGCTTGAGCGCGGCCCGTCCCGGCAGTCCCGGCTCGGGGACGGCGCGTCGAGCCGCGTACACGCTGCCGAAGGCGCCGGCCCCGAGCAGCCGGCCGACGACCCAGGGGCCGATCCGGTAGCCCGGCGGGACGGCGAGGGCGCCCCGCCGCCCGGCCCGCCCGGTCAGGGGGCGGTACCGGTCGGGGCGGCCGGCAGGGCCGCCAGGTCGTGCTCGCGGACCAGGTCGAAGCGCAGGGCCAGTGACACCAGGGTGTCCTTCTTGCCGACCAGCCGCGGTCCCGGATCCGCCGTGTCGGGGCCTGGCTTGAGGCGGAGCTTGACCGCGAGGTAGTCGATGCTCCACTGCACGGCGGCCCGGTTCGCGCCCGGCCACGACGGCCTCAGCCGTTCGACGACCTGCTCGACGGTGGGCAGTGGAGCGTGCGGTTCGCCGCGCAGCCGCGGCTCGCAGAGGGCGGTCAGGACCAGGAAGTACCGGCTGGAGCGGTCGAGCGGGAAGGCGAGCACCGTCGGCTCCCCGCCGGGCTCGGCGGGCTCGTCCTGGTCGGCGTAGTCGTGGCGCGGCGCCCAGACGTCCAGCGTGAGCAGTTCGGAGCCGGCCGGCAGGACGAGGCGGGCGAACTCGAAGGGGACGGGTGCGCCCAGCCGGCCGGGCGCGATCTTGATGTGTTCGCCGGCGCCCTCCGGGTTCTCGACCACGTAAGTGGACGCACGGCTCAGGTTGCTGAGCGACCAGTACGTGCCGGTGGCGGTGATCTCCCCCGCGGAGCGCGAGACGCCGGCGTGCGGGACGTGCAGGCGGCCGTCGCCCGCGCTCTCGCGGCCGAACCGGAGGGTCTGCCCCGGTGCCAGGCGGATCTGTGCGGCCGGGGACATGGTGGGTCCCGGAACCACGACGATGCTGTACACGCTGCTCCCCTCCCCCAAGGTGCCGGGGGCAGGTTAGCCAGCGGAATCAATCGTTTCTGTAAAGACTGGCCGGTACTCCACACTCGCCGCGCCACTCGAAGCGCTCGATGGTCCGGCCGCCGGCGGGGAGGTTTCCGCGCCCCTCGTCCCAGCCGTAGTGCAGGCAGGCCGTACCGCCCTCCCCGAAGTACACCTGGACGTGGTCGTAACCCGGCTGGGGCGTACCGTTGTTGAAGAAGGATCTGCGCAGGCCGCAGCGGCTTTCGGGCTCGTCGGAGGCGGAGCGGCAGACGGCGCCCGTGCCGTCGGCTCCCGAATAGAAGCAGACGGAGCCGGAGGGGCAGTCCTGCCACGCTGCAGGAGTGCCGGTGCAGTTGCGGCTCGTCACGCTGGGCCAGTCCTTCCCCGCGCCCGTGTACGCGACGCCGTCGAAGTAGGCCGGAACCCGGTGTCTCTCGTCGGTGAAGTCGCCGGAGGCCAGGAAGCGTTGCTCGTAGTGCAGGTGGGCCCAGTCCGAGGCGCCCGACGTGCCGATCCGACCGATCCGCGTGGACGGCTGGACGGCGTCGCCCTTCTTGACGTAGGTGTCCGGATCGTCCTTCAGGTGGTAGTACGCCGTGAACCAGCCGTTGCCGTGGCTGATCTGGATCGTGTTGCCCGAGCCGTCGTTCCAGTACGTGGCGGACACCGTACCGGCGGCGGACGCCAGGACGGGCAGGCCGTCGGATCCGGTGTTCCCCTCCACCACCATGTCCAGTGCGGGGTCGTGGCCCCAGGTGTCCAGCTCCCAGTTCGTGCCGCACGGGAACGGCAGCTGGAACAGCGGCTTCGCCCCGGCCGCCGCCCTCGGGGGCGCGGCCGAGGCGGGCACGGCCGCCAGGACGAGTCCCGCCACGGACATCAGCACCAGCGCACGCAGCATGCGCACGTACCGCATCATGTCTCCCCCTCGCGGCCTGTGGACGGCGCCCTGCCGGGCGTTGTCGCGCACCATGGTCGGGGGCGGGGGACGGTCACGGCACCTCGCAGGTACGAGGGTGCCCGCGCCGCGTGTGTGCCCGCAGCGCAGGTCCGTGAGGGGCAGGGGTGGTCAGGCGGCCGGGGTGTTCAGCACGTACGCGCGCGAGGCGTGTACGGCACTGCGCAGCGCGGGGAGGTCGACGTCGAGGACCTGTCCGTTCCACTTGCGGGGTTCGCCGTTGATCAGGACCGCGCTGATGTTGCGCGGGTCGGAGCCCAGGACGATGGTGCCGATGGGGTCGTTGAGCGGCATGTTGTTGAGGTCCTCGGCCTGGATGACCAGCAGGTCGGCCTTCTTGCCCGGTGTGAGCGAGCCGGTGACGCCCGCGAGTCCGTTGGTCCGGGCACCCTGGAGGGTGGCGAAGTCCAGGACGTCGTGGGTGGTGATCCGGGAGGGCTGCCGGTCGGTGCCGTAGGCGGCGTTGACCGCGCGCATCCGCTGGAGGGCGTGCAGGGTCCGCATCTGGGTGAACATGTCGCTGGCCAGGGCGACTTCGACGTCGATGCTGAGGCCGGGGCGGATACCGGCGGACAGGGCCTCGTCGACGGCGGGAACCGCGGTCTCCAGGCCGATCTGGGCGTCGGAGGTGGGGGCGAGCGACACGGTGGTGCCGGTCTCCCCCATGGCCTTCCATGCCTCGGAGTTGAGTCCGGTGGAGTGGATGAGGGTCACGTCGGGGCCGAGGATGCCTTCCTCGGCCCAGCGCAGCACCGCCTTGGAGGACGCCGTGCCGAAGACGGCGTCCACACTCACTCCGATGCCCAGTTCTTCGGCCGCTTCGGCGAGTCCGGGTCCGTAGGCGAGTCCGGGTCCGGCGATCTCGTCGGTGGCCAAGGCGGCCAGTCGCAGGGTCAGCAGCTGGTCGTCGCTGCTGAAGTACCGGTCCTTGACACGGGCGAGATCGCCGGGCCACTGCCGGTCCCAGTCGCCGAAGTGCGGACCCATGGAGGCGTGCACTCCGCGGATTCCGGTGCCGAGGAGGGCCTGGATCGCGGCGTCGGAGTGCTCGCGGGTGCGGGAGTTGTGGGAGAAGTCGAGCATCGTCGTGATACCGTTGTCGATCGCCGTCAGGGCGGCCAGCCGGGTGCCGATGTACATGTCCTCGGGCCGGTAGACGGTCGCGTGGCCAGCCAGGGTGGCCATGACGTAGCCGCCCAGGTCGTCGACGTCCGGCATGATCCGGCGCAGCTGGGTCTGCCAGGCATGCCGGTGGGTGTCGACGAAGCCGGGGGCGAGGATCGTGCCGGTGGCGTCGACGACCACGGCGTCGCCCCCGCCGAGGTCGCCCCCGCCGAGGTCGCCGCCGACCGCGGTGATCGTGTCGCCCTCGACGAGGAGGTCGCCGCGGTCGATGACGCCGAGGGCGGGGTCCATGGTGACGATCGTCGCGCCGGAGAAGAGGATGCGCCGCTGACCTGTGGGCCGGCGCCGGATCCGCGTGAGGACGGCATCGAAGGCGTTGGCTTGGAGGTTCATGACAGGGCTCTTTCCGTACGCCGAAGAGGGAGATGGCCGGCCGCGGCTGCCGGGCGGCGACCGGAACGGCTCTGCCATCAGCCTCGGTTGCGCCGGCTGCGGCAGCCAGGCCGCCGTGTTCCCTGGTGTCGCGCACCCAGGATGCGGACGTGTCGTCGCGTGCAGGGCTGCGGCCGTTCCCGCGCTTGGTCGCCGGTCCCCGGTCTGCCATCATGAACGAAACGGAACCTTGCTCCGCGGCAACAATACGGAGGACGGTTCCGCTTTACAAGGTCGGTCTTGGAAGGAGTGCTGTGGTGGACGACGGCGGACGGGGCGCGGGAAGCGCCGCCGGATCGAAGCGCAAGGACGCCCGGCGCAATCAACAGACCCTGCTGGAGGCGGCCGCCGCGGTGTTCGTCGCCTCGGGGGTGGAAGCGCCGGTGCGGGACATCGCGGCTGCCGCCGGGGTCGGGATGGGCACGATCTACCGGCACTTCCCCACCCGGGCGGACCTCGTCATCGCCGTCTACCGCCACCAGGTCGACGCCTGCGCCGAGGCCGGCCCGGCCCTGCTGGCGGCCGGCCCGTCACCGCACGCCGCCCTCGAACGGTGGGCCGACCTCTTCGTCGACTTCCTCGTCACCAAACACGGCCTCGCGGCCGCGATGCAGGCCGACCATTCCGGCTTCGAGGCGCTGCACGCCTACTTCCTGGACCGCCTGGTGCCGGTGTGCACCCAGCTCCTCGACGCGGCCGCCGCCGCGGGCGAGATCCGCTCCGACCTCACCGCGTACCCCCTCATGCGCGGCATCGGAAACCTCTGCATCGGCGCCGAGAGCGACCCCCGCTACGACGCACGCCAACTGGTCGCGCTGCTCGTCGCCGGACTACGCCGGCCCTGCTGACTGCGGCGCGCGCCGCACGGAGCGCAGTTCCGCGAAGGCGGCCGCGGTGGCACTGGCGGGCTCGGCCTGATAGACGACCAGCTGCTGGTGCGGGGCCTCGTTGACGGTGAAGGCCGAGAACCGGATCTCCAGAGCGCCGACTTCGGGGTGTACGAGGTGCTTGGGCTGCCGGGTCTTGCCCCGCACCTCGTGCCGCGCCCACCGGGCGGCGAATTCCGGGCTCTTCGCGCACAGCGTGTCGACGACCTCGGTGATCCGCGGGGACTCGGGCTCGTATCCGTACGCGGCACGGATTTCGGCGACGCAGGAGTTCGCGGCCTTCTCCCAGTCCTGGTGGAAGCCGCGGCCGGCCGGGTCGAGGAAGACCATGCGGGCCAGGTTGTCGAACTGCCGGAATCCGCTGTGCAGCGCCGCGGCGAGGGTGTTGTGCGCCAGGACGTCCAGGGCCGGCCCCAGGACGAAGGCGGGGGTGTCGGGCCAGCTGTCGAGCAACTGCAGGAGCTGGGGGCTGACCCGGGAACCAGCGGCGGGATTCCCACGGCGCTCGTGGGGTGCCCGGGTGAGTCGGCGCAGGTGGTCGAATGCCTCGTCGTCGAGGTGCAGGGCGGCGGCGATCGCGTCGACGACCTGGGTCGACGGGCCGGTCTCCCGGCCCTGTTCCAGGCGCATGTAGTAGTCGGAGCTCACGCCCGCGAGCAGGGCCACCTCCTCGCGGCGCAGCCCCGGCACCCGCCGGCGGCCGTGCGCGGGCAGGCCTATGTCCTGCGGCTTGAGGGCTTCGCGCCGTGCTCTGAGGAACTCTCCCATGGGACTGCTGTCGTGCATGACGTCAACGTACTGGACGGAGGATGCCGACTGTCCGGCGCCGCCGGCAGCTACCGGTCCGGCGCTTCGGCGCCCGTCACATCGGGGTGAGCGGCGGCGGGCCCCTGGACGCGGATCGCGATCTTGCCGCGTACGTGACCCTCCCGCAGGCGGCGTATCGCGTCCGGGACTTCGGCCAACGGGTACGTACGGTCCACCACCGGGGTGAGCGCGCCGGACTCCAGGAGCTCCCCCAGGACGCGCAGGTCCTCGGGGCGGGGCGTGGAG
The Streptomyces sp. NBC_01296 DNA segment above includes these coding regions:
- a CDS encoding winged helix-turn-helix transcriptional regulator; this encodes MVTKQFGDSPDEADLRRADSLGREIFSDVANKWALLIIEALGERTLRFSELRDQVDGISHKMLTQNLRMLERYGLLERTVYPTVPPRVEYTLTEPGQALRVTIDGLCDWTHRYFRHIESSRRRFDS
- a CDS encoding RidA family protein, which translates into the protein MAITLVNPGGLPEIDAYRQVSIATGSKLVFTAGQVAWDADGVTVGEGDLAAQVARCYLNVATALAEAGAGFDDVAKLTVYVVDWTPDKMPLLMEGIARAATKLGVTAAPPATLLGVAALDVPEHLVEIEATAVID
- a CDS encoding serine hydrolase domain-containing protein; amino-acid sequence: MKPTHVRLRRACAAAAVASVLIAPAVAGSASGATSSARSVTADTPFPQLTPAVAAQLDAAIRQVMRQTKVPGVTVGLWAPGKGSYVKTFGVADKATGAPMTTGLHVRIGSETKTFTVTALLQLVDRHKVGLDDPIGTYIAGVPNGNRITLRELAGMRSGLFNYTLDENFSKKLEADPEQSFTTRQLLGYAFEHPVQFAPGAKFDYSNTNLILLGLVVEKVTGRPLHEVITKDVLAPAGLRRTVFPTSAAMPVPYAHGYTDQTASGKIEDATGWNPSWAWAAGAMVSDLEDLRSWARTLATGRLLTPATQAERLKTTPMNLEGDGYGLGIFNVQGWIGHNGSIPGYEVLPVYLPQARATMVILLNTDDSYHGQEPSTLFGEAVTGIVTPDHVYPGHKPFVGRSG
- a CDS encoding pyridoxamine 5'-phosphate oxidase family protein, whose product is MQPSEITEVLNRPASRELLARDVTRLAYVAKDGTPRVVPISFVWNGSEIVMCTPTNAPKLPALRQNPAVALTMDTEEVHPPKILLLRGRAELDVVDGIPDEFLRANGSQAMTPEQRVAWEAEVRSLYDGMVRIVVTPAWAKLIDFETTLPSAVEELVRQRSERG
- the rpmG gene encoding 50S ribosomal protein L33, giving the protein MARNVIRPVVRLKSTAGTGTTYTTRKSTRNTPDRLVLRKYDPLAGRHVAFREER
- a CDS encoding type B 50S ribosomal protein L31, which encodes MKPRIHPESRSVVFRDRAADVAFLTRSTAHPSGTIEWEDGKTYPLVDVEISSASHPQYTGTSRIVDTEGRVERFNRRYGR
- a CDS encoding GOLPH3/VPS74 family protein; the protein is MTTAKDLFIIAMDPQPDRSVGQGDLSLALAGAELIDLIGAQAVALDGDSIVPGQQPALDDRQLGEASAALVRQVPYEQVEDWLWRRGRDLAAAYQAALEADGQLARGRSGRSLFGAERLEVVDSPARREAVGRWEADEPVLAALAAVVGIASGPTEEQPGLDDEAVTTVLAVVNDAVMELEAVRQRRSIEKAAFSNVWRGP
- a CDS encoding alpha/beta fold hydrolase; amino-acid sequence: MNTEHALPPSHLDVVLMGSGPALLLAHGAGGGIHGNFGIGIDDLARDHTLIGPHYPGAGGSPVAAAPLDLDELADQLVASALAAGQESFAVLGESLGSAVAVRVAARHPERVTALVLTAGFAVADPVVGLAARLIKTLAGAGQWSDVARLACLSCMSPTDLATIAPSELEALVAGTRAGMPPGTVDHFDLVSRVDVRADLENLSVPTLVVAPTGDRLVHPESSRRLAAGIPGARLLELPGAAHVLNDADRATWLRHVRAFLGALPAVSA
- a CDS encoding MerR family transcriptional regulator; the encoded protein is MKEMVRRTGVHERLLRYYEQQGLLAPQRLSSGYRVYGEADVETVRRIRCLLAAGLPTAMIAQVLPCLRPDDDRLVPTCPDLLTRLEQERERITRSIEELQASRTLLDSVLMPPRPRSEATGGGHE